One window of Candidatus Wallbacteria bacterium genomic DNA carries:
- a CDS encoding response regulator produces MRIKTFTTFDISRILEVNPNTVTRWINAGKLKSFITPGGHNRVLAKDLLAFLKEYNLPVPVTLTCEKEIKILVVDDDEIILKTFKQVLEKNGYAVYLAKDGFQAGDALNDFEPQLVVLDILLPGINGFAVCKAIKGKYKKTKILGITGHYSEESKNKLMAAGAADLLAKPITNDDLLKKVDSLLNDDNLPISGSLNDLGKIKILVVDDDESVLKIIKLILEENGYQVKLAADGFQAGKAIGEFEPQLVILDIMLPGISGFDVCKLIREKYKTTKILGITGQYTAEIRKKIIACGADDLIEKQFNVDDLVEKVGSLLKSQ; encoded by the coding sequence TTGAGGATCAAGACTTTTACTACGTTCGATATTTCCAGGATTCTGGAAGTGAATCCGAATACAGTAACCAGGTGGATAAATGCCGGTAAATTAAAGTCATTCATTACTCCGGGAGGGCATAACAGAGTCCTGGCCAAGGACTTGCTGGCATTCCTGAAGGAATACAACCTGCCGGTCCCTGTAACCCTCACCTGCGAAAAAGAGATCAAAATTCTGGTAGTGGATGATGATGAAATTATCTTAAAGACATTCAAACAGGTACTGGAGAAAAACGGCTACGCTGTTTATCTTGCTAAAGACGGGTTTCAGGCAGGTGATGCGCTGAATGATTTTGAACCTCAGCTTGTGGTTCTGGATATCCTGCTGCCTGGAATCAACGGATTTGCTGTCTGCAAGGCGATTAAAGGAAAATATAAGAAAACAAAAATACTGGGGATCACAGGCCATTATTCTGAAGAGAGCAAAAATAAGCTGATGGCTGCAGGTGCGGCGGATTTGCTGGCAAAACCCATTACCAATGATGATCTGTTGAAAAAAGTCGATTCATTGTTAAACGATGATAATTTGCCGATCAGCGGATCCCTGAATGATCTGGGAAAAATCAAAATTCTGGTTGTGGATGATGATGAATCAGTCTTAAAGATCATTAAATTGATTTTGGAGGAAAACGGGTACCAGGTAAAGCTGGCTGCTGACGGATTTCAGGCTGGAAAAGCCATCGGTGAATTTGAACCTCAACTTGTGATTTTGGATATCATGCTTCCAGGGATCAGCGGTTTCGATGTCTGCAAACTGATCAGGGAAAAATATAAAACAACCAAAATACTGGGGATCACAGGCCAGTATACTGCAGAAATCAGGAAAAAAATAATTGCCTGCGGTGCTGATGATTTAATTGAAAAGCAGTTCAATGTTGATGATCTGGTTGAAAAAGTCGGTTCACTGTTAAAGTCTCAGTGA
- a CDS encoding response regulator transcription factor, producing MQITVTIADDHDLIRLGIKTLIEKKAKDITVTGEASNGEEVLALAKTNPTDVYILDISMPGLNGIDAIPRILRISPLSRIIILSMHDNRALVEKAMLSGARGYLLKTGLPDEIIKAIRTVSSDKFYLSPSITKYIVEGFLKGRAECRDWEGLSQRERETAQLIAEGFSSKEIAARFKITVNTVNWHRKNIMEKLGLHKQSELTRWAISEGLIDH from the coding sequence ATGCAGATAACAGTGACTATTGCAGATGATCATGACCTGATCAGGCTGGGGATCAAGACCCTGATCGAAAAAAAAGCCAAAGATATCACTGTGACCGGGGAAGCATCAAACGGCGAGGAAGTCCTGGCCCTGGCAAAAACAAATCCGACTGATGTGTATATCCTGGACATTTCCATGCCAGGGCTGAACGGAATTGACGCGATCCCCAGAATCCTGAGAATTTCCCCTTTGAGCCGGATTATCATTCTTTCAATGCACGACAACAGGGCCTTAGTTGAAAAAGCAATGCTCTCAGGTGCCAGAGGATATCTCCTGAAGACCGGATTGCCTGACGAGATTATCAAAGCAATCAGAACCGTGAGTTCCGACAAATTCTATCTTTCTCCTTCGATCACTAAATATATCGTGGAAGGATTCTTAAAAGGCCGCGCAGAATGCCGCGACTGGGAAGGCCTTTCTCAGCGGGAACGGGAAACAGCGCAGCTGATTGCCGAAGGATTCAGCAGCAAGGAAATTGCCGCAAGATTTAAAATCACAGTCAACACGGTCAATTGGCACAGAAAGAACATCATGGAAAAGCTGGGCCTGCATAAACAGTCCGAACTTACCCGCTGGGCAATCAGCGAAGGTCTGATAGATCACTGA
- a CDS encoding response regulator, with protein sequence MTQILFVKLYFFQIITLILLIALLTGIYLLYQKIQELSKRASLMAHEVKNHFWGILLQAEIGLDESTTAKKDEYLRRITAAAGESVKLVELLEAQPRRRENSGSIDQILKSEKTFQRNFTGTALLVEDQEIFRSLGEKMLGRMGFKVLAAGSGVQALGIFRVLGKEISLVLLDIQLPDMKGTEIFRNLREINPAVRILLVSGGSLDQEIFTLIQDGTAGFLSKPFDELDLVKGINHILT encoded by the coding sequence ATGACTCAGATCCTTTTTGTTAAGCTGTATTTTTTTCAGATCATAACCTTGATTTTATTGATTGCACTGCTGACAGGCATTTATCTACTTTATCAGAAAATTCAAGAGCTTTCTAAAAGAGCCAGTCTGATGGCACATGAAGTCAAAAATCATTTCTGGGGGATTCTACTGCAGGCTGAAATCGGACTGGATGAATCTACCACTGCCAAGAAGGACGAGTATTTGAGACGGATCACAGCTGCAGCAGGGGAATCAGTGAAGCTGGTTGAATTGTTGGAAGCGCAGCCTCGAAGGCGGGAAAATTCCGGATCAATTGATCAGATTCTGAAATCGGAAAAAACTTTTCAGAGGAATTTTACAGGGACTGCCCTGCTGGTTGAAGATCAGGAAATCTTCCGCAGCTTAGGCGAAAAAATGCTCGGCCGGATGGGATTTAAAGTCCTCGCTGCAGGGAGCGGGGTGCAGGCGCTTGGAATTTTCAGAGTGCTGGGAAAGGAAATCAGCCTGGTGCTGCTTGACATACAGCTGCCGGACATGAAGGGAACAGAAATCTTCCGCAATTTGAGGGAAATAAATCCGGCTGTCAGGATCCTTCTCGTTTCCGGAGGCAGCCTAGATCAGGAAATTTTCACTCTAATCCAGGATGGAACTGCAGGTTTCCTGTCCAAGCCGTTTGATGAACTTGACCTTGTCAAAGGGATCAATCACATCTTGACTTGA
- a CDS encoding ATP-binding protein, translating into MSKTDLLLCKFDRNFKITYTSQQFKDYFCRTREMYGDSILSIFPEQEQKLIAQKLGLLTPRNYFIEQDVQTPDNRETWMKFQFTAVFEKNCELLEYHAVVEDITDAKAAQLNRERLQNLVELSPFPIIIVGKDRADYVNQKFIDTFGYTLDDIPTGQAWFEKAFPDETYRNKILAKWFADVQKKEKFILSDEVYHVTCKNGRCREVNLSSTFAENDCFIIFFNDLTELLKIEAEKKSLTEQLIQSQKLEAIGQLAGGIAHDFNNMLQVITGSAGMLKDKFRQDRVHTDLVNNVLEASRQASGLTGQLLAFSRKQVLEMKVLNPNSLIEGLKKTYFKLLPENISFESRLSPEPMKILADQVQMQQVLINLVLNARDAISGAGRIAVESSSLTEAEAERITRGELKGRCVMFTVSDTGCGMDNETIGKIFEPFFTTKEIGKGTGLGLSTVYGIVMQHCGRIMVESEPGKGSIFKVLIPMAEGKIEKEKKVLKKAVCGGYETLLLIEDDPAVLKQVSCQLVEGGYRVLEALNPVDALKLAKQHGSEISLMVSDVVLPYLSGKELYRKLSTMLPDLKVVYISGYTNEMILQHGILDKGVRLLIKPFSTEDLLLGVRDSLDSPAIEHCAPA; encoded by the coding sequence ATGTCCAAAACTGATTTACTGCTCTGCAAATTTGACCGGAATTTCAAGATAACTTACACCAGCCAGCAATTCAAGGATTATTTCTGCAGAACCCGTGAAATGTACGGTGATTCAATTCTGAGCATTTTTCCTGAGCAGGAACAGAAACTGATCGCTCAGAAACTCGGCCTGCTTACTCCCAGAAACTATTTTATCGAGCAGGACGTGCAAACCCCTGACAACAGGGAGACTTGGATGAAATTTCAGTTTACAGCTGTTTTTGAGAAAAATTGCGAACTGCTGGAATACCATGCAGTGGTTGAAGATATTACTGACGCCAAAGCAGCACAATTGAACAGGGAGCGGCTGCAGAATCTGGTTGAGCTGTCGCCGTTTCCGATCATCATTGTGGGAAAGGATCGCGCTGATTATGTGAATCAGAAATTCATTGACACATTCGGATATACTCTGGACGACATACCTACCGGACAAGCCTGGTTCGAAAAGGCTTTCCCTGATGAAACATACAGGAATAAGATTCTGGCGAAATGGTTTGCAGACGTACAGAAAAAGGAAAAATTCATCTTATCCGACGAAGTATATCATGTCACATGTAAAAACGGCAGGTGCAGGGAAGTGAACCTGAGCAGCACTTTCGCTGAAAATGATTGCTTCATCATTTTTTTCAATGACCTGACTGAGCTGCTAAAGATTGAAGCAGAGAAAAAATCCCTCACTGAACAGCTGATCCAGTCACAGAAACTGGAAGCAATCGGCCAGCTTGCAGGAGGAATTGCTCACGATTTCAACAATATGCTGCAGGTGATCACTGGCAGTGCCGGCATGTTAAAGGACAAATTCAGACAGGATCGTGTCCATACGGATCTGGTCAACAACGTACTGGAAGCTTCCAGGCAGGCTTCAGGCCTGACAGGCCAGCTGCTGGCTTTTTCCAGGAAACAGGTGCTGGAAATGAAAGTGCTTAATCCAAACTCCCTGATTGAGGGCCTGAAGAAAACTTATTTCAAGCTCCTGCCTGAGAACATCAGTTTCGAATCCAGGCTTTCCCCTGAGCCCATGAAAATTCTGGCAGACCAGGTGCAGATGCAGCAGGTGCTGATCAACCTGGTGCTGAATGCCAGGGATGCCATCTCAGGCGCAGGGAGGATCGCAGTGGAGAGTTCCAGCCTGACAGAGGCGGAAGCCGAGCGGATAACCAGAGGTGAACTGAAGGGCAGATGTGTAATGTTCACAGTCAGCGACACCGGCTGCGGAATGGATAATGAAACTATCGGGAAAATATTCGAACCCTTTTTCACAACCAAGGAAATCGGCAAGGGAACAGGACTCGGCCTGTCTACAGTTTATGGGATCGTGATGCAGCACTGCGGCAGGATCATGGTGGAAAGCGAACCAGGCAAAGGCAGTATTTTCAAGGTATTGATACCAATGGCAGAAGGGAAAATTGAAAAAGAGAAAAAAGTCCTGAAAAAGGCTGTCTGTGGAGGGTATGAGACTCTGCTGTTGATCGAAGACGATCCGGCAGTGCTCAAGCAGGTGAGCTGCCAGCTTGTAGAAGGCGGATACAGGGTGCTGGAAGCGTTAAACCCGGTGGATGCCTTGAAACTTGCCAAGCAGCACGGGTCTGAAATCAGTCTGATGGTGTCGGACGTGGTGCTGCCGTATCTCTCAGGCAAGGAACTTTACCGCAAGCTCTCCACCATGCTTCCAGACCTGAAAGTGGTTTACATCTCAGGCTATACAAACGAGATGATCTTACAACATGGGATTCTGGACAAGGGTGTGAGGCTCCTGATCAAACCTTTCAGTACAGAGGACCTGCTGCTGGGCGTCAGGGATTCCCTGGATTCACCAGCGATAGAGCACTGCGCCCCAGCCTAA
- a CDS encoding beta-ketoacyl-ACP synthase 3 yields the protein MNKIIGIGSYLPLKTLNNEELEQTVDLSGYDEKKGGPYGKWVERVMGFKNRHIASDIEATSDLALEASRKALQEAGIQPEDLDLIIVTTATPDKKGPNTASILQSKLNAGNNSWAFDVNAACPGFVYALFVADSLMKSDPSFKHVLVAAAEKMSTIVDRSDYITGATFSDGAGAVVLERSESEESGILGCYARSDGEKGELLDVPAGGSSMPITPENCKDIYKNKMHCLKMHSHVVKEFAVEKLMESTNAVLRKHCLGYADISYFLPHQAGKSIINKSSEAMGLSEDKVLTNYSTVGNASMASIPILMDGNKSLFKKGDNLLLAAMGGGLGWGAVLYRW from the coding sequence ATGAACAAAATCATCGGAATCGGCAGTTATCTGCCTCTGAAAACTCTCAACAATGAGGAGCTGGAACAGACAGTAGACCTGAGCGGATATGACGAAAAAAAAGGCGGGCCATACGGAAAATGGGTGGAACGGGTGATGGGATTCAAAAACAGGCACATAGCTTCGGACATTGAAGCCACATCCGACCTGGCACTGGAAGCCAGTCGCAAGGCATTGCAGGAAGCAGGAATACAGCCGGAAGACCTGGACCTGATCATAGTCACTACCGCCACTCCAGATAAAAAAGGCCCGAATACTGCTTCGATTCTTCAGTCAAAGCTCAACGCCGGCAATAATTCCTGGGCTTTTGATGTGAATGCCGCTTGTCCGGGTTTCGTTTATGCCCTGTTCGTGGCAGACAGCCTGATGAAATCAGACCCGAGTTTCAAGCACGTGCTGGTGGCTGCCGCGGAAAAGATGTCCACAATCGTGGACCGCAGCGATTACATTACAGGTGCCACTTTCAGCGACGGGGCAGGGGCTGTGGTACTGGAAAGGTCGGAAAGCGAGGAGTCCGGGATCCTCGGATGTTATGCCCGCAGCGACGGAGAAAAAGGGGAGTTGCTTGACGTGCCTGCAGGCGGCAGCTCAATGCCCATTACCCCTGAAAACTGTAAGGACATCTATAAAAATAAAATGCACTGCCTGAAAATGCACTCACATGTAGTCAAGGAATTCGCTGTGGAGAAACTGATGGAATCAACGAATGCGGTGCTCAGAAAGCATTGCCTGGGATATGCCGACATTTCTTACTTTCTTCCGCATCAGGCAGGTAAAAGCATCATCAATAAAAGCAGTGAAGCCATGGGATTGTCTGAAGACAAAGTACTGACCAATTACAGTACAGTCGGCAATGCTTCCATGGCCTCGATCCCGATTCTGATGGATGGGAACAAGTCCCTTTTCAAAAAAGGCGACAATCTGCTGCTGGCTGCAATGGGAGGGGGCTTAGGCTGGGGCGCAGTGCTCTATCGCTGGTGA
- the fabG gene encoding 3-oxoacyl-ACP reductase FabG codes for MEFALKGNVALVTGASRGIGAVIAETLAGQGARVFINYLEQREKAEAVRDRIVGQGGWAELIQADVSKLIDVRRMIDVCREKCGKIEILINNAAIPGPQKKIEEITALEWETTISINLNSVFYLTSSVIPLMKAQNYGRIVNLGSISAELGEMGISAYAASKSGLYGLTKTMALELARHNITANIVSPGYIDAGMSKTHTPDKIREKLLQRIPSRKFGTAEDVAAAILHLVSKSGGYINGQVIKINGGAA; via the coding sequence ATGGAATTCGCATTAAAAGGAAACGTAGCTCTGGTGACTGGCGCATCCAGGGGGATTGGGGCAGTGATCGCAGAAACGCTGGCCGGGCAGGGTGCCCGGGTTTTCATTAATTACCTGGAGCAGCGGGAAAAGGCGGAAGCAGTCAGGGACAGGATCGTCGGGCAGGGCGGCTGGGCTGAGCTGATTCAGGCCGATGTCTCCAAGCTTATCGATGTCAGGCGGATGATCGACGTCTGCCGTGAAAAATGCGGGAAAATCGAGATACTCATAAATAATGCCGCCATTCCAGGGCCTCAGAAAAAAATCGAGGAAATCACGGCTCTGGAATGGGAGACAACGATCTCGATCAATCTGAACAGCGTTTTTTATCTGACGAGTTCGGTGATCCCATTGATGAAGGCTCAGAATTATGGCCGGATCGTCAATCTGGGGTCTATTTCAGCTGAACTGGGAGAGATGGGTATCTCCGCCTATGCGGCGTCCAAAAGCGGACTGTACGGACTGACTAAAACCATGGCCCTGGAACTTGCCAGGCACAATATAACAGCCAACATAGTATCGCCCGGATACATTGACGCTGGGATGTCTAAGACTCACACGCCTGATAAAATCCGCGAAAAACTGCTGCAGCGAATACCTTCCAGGAAGTTCGGCACAGCCGAAGACGTGGCGGCTGCGATCCTGCACCTTGTTTCGAAAAGCGGAGGCTACATCAACGGACAGGTAATCAAAATCAATGGAGGCGCGGCATGA
- a CDS encoding enoyl-CoA hydratase/isomerase family protein has translation MKFETLLFREAGHIGHLIFNRPEKGNAINSLMTDELLQLTSEIRGSATIKALILSGSGSNFITGADINEFARIDQEPELVHNFLENGRRFMRSLSEIPQLTIAAVSGHALGGGLEVALACDYILAGESARFGLLEITLGLIPGAGGTQLLPLRVGPGIARRMILTGEIMDSATALASRLADRVVPDKVLLKTAEEIAAPLAKSPLYALRLAKKALSHGDYLNFESESHCFRDCLNQPEFRERVNKFISK, from the coding sequence ATGAAATTTGAAACACTGCTTTTCAGGGAAGCAGGACATATCGGACATCTGATCTTCAACAGACCTGAAAAGGGCAATGCCATTAACAGCCTCATGACAGACGAGCTCCTGCAGCTGACCTCTGAAATCAGGGGCAGCGCAACGATCAAGGCTCTGATCCTCTCAGGCAGCGGTTCAAACTTTATCACAGGAGCTGATATCAACGAATTCGCCAGAATCGATCAGGAGCCTGAACTTGTGCACAATTTCCTGGAAAACGGCCGCAGATTCATGCGCAGCCTGTCTGAAATCCCGCAGCTGACTATCGCTGCTGTTTCAGGCCACGCTCTGGGAGGAGGCCTGGAAGTGGCTCTGGCCTGCGATTACATCCTGGCCGGAGAATCCGCCAGATTCGGTCTCCTGGAAATAACGCTGGGCTTGATTCCCGGAGCCGGAGGAACTCAGCTTCTACCACTGAGAGTAGGGCCGGGCATAGCGAGAAGAATGATCCTGACCGGTGAAATCATGGATTCTGCGACAGCCCTGGCCTCCCGGCTGGCCGACAGGGTAGTTCCTGACAAGGTTCTGCTGAAGACGGCCGAAGAAATTGCCGCTCCGCTTGCGAAAAGTCCGCTCTATGCCCTGAGGCTGGCCAAGAAAGCCCTTTCGCACGGCGACTATCTTAACTTCGAATCCGAGAGCCATTGCTTCAGGGATTGCCTGAATCAACCTGAGTTCAGGGAAAGAGTCAATAAATTTATCAGTAAATAA
- a CDS encoding radical SAM protein, translated as MKIVFLSYSGYPQHSDNFIPNPGPAILATLCRNHGHSAKVLDLNRPEIFSQCPDEHSLTDYLIAEFEQDLPDVLGITTWFNAYQDTAVILQKLRRRFPALFVVGGGYHATWFEEDFLRTLPEITGNDKPVFDMLLLGEGEKPMLELLEHLAGRRKKKEIAGALYVEGGSIRRGAPQIFHDLTDESVSPLPDWSLYGQKEGMWPILMLDLSRGCFNRCIMCGHEAMSGHGIRPRNIRKVVDSMKSDHQKFGVSHFRVTSSMLSLELIESFTSEILTRTDFPALTWSCFSEAHELKGRQDLLERMKLAGCLAIFFGLESADNRVLGRLNKRNTREDLEEVILGTKKAGIKAIASIMVGNPGESEESLKSTVDFILRVRPDSVPSVPIAPFPRTELTAHPERHGYVLNPLWKKAMMTMRVEHIQDPDKWTYPADFYKHSSGKSFLDYSKICGDISRKLYDHGISRVSDEVYLMADLLKKDPNTVYLEHSTKLKERDMNFFSREIQKCREKSDEI; from the coding sequence TTGAAGATTGTATTTCTTTCCTACTCAGGTTATCCGCAGCACTCAGATAATTTCATCCCTAATCCCGGTCCTGCGATCCTGGCAACGCTTTGCAGGAATCACGGGCATTCCGCTAAAGTGCTCGACCTTAACAGGCCGGAAATTTTCAGCCAATGCCCGGACGAGCACTCACTCACAGATTATCTGATCGCGGAATTCGAGCAGGACCTGCCCGATGTACTCGGAATTACCACCTGGTTCAACGCTTATCAGGACACTGCTGTCATCCTGCAAAAACTGCGCAGGAGATTCCCGGCACTTTTCGTGGTTGGTGGAGGGTATCACGCCACCTGGTTCGAGGAAGATTTTTTGCGCACATTGCCTGAAATAACTGGAAACGACAAGCCAGTCTTTGACATGCTGCTGCTCGGCGAAGGTGAAAAACCGATGCTGGAACTGCTGGAGCATCTTGCAGGCAGGCGGAAAAAAAAAGAGATCGCTGGAGCCCTCTATGTCGAGGGCGGCAGCATCCGGCGCGGAGCCCCGCAGATTTTCCACGATCTCACCGATGAGTCTGTCTCCCCGCTTCCTGACTGGAGTCTGTATGGACAAAAGGAAGGGATGTGGCCGATTCTGATGCTGGATCTCTCCAGAGGTTGCTTCAACCGCTGCATCATGTGCGGCCATGAAGCAATGTCAGGCCATGGGATCCGTCCCCGCAACATCCGGAAAGTAGTGGATTCGATGAAGAGCGATCATCAGAAATTCGGAGTCTCGCATTTCCGGGTCACTTCTTCCATGCTCAGCCTGGAGCTGATCGAGAGTTTCACTTCCGAAATCCTGACCAGAACAGATTTTCCGGCACTGACCTGGTCCTGCTTTTCCGAAGCCCATGAGCTCAAGGGAAGGCAGGATCTTCTCGAACGGATGAAACTAGCCGGCTGTCTGGCCATTTTCTTCGGTCTGGAATCAGCGGACAACAGGGTGCTGGGCAGGCTCAACAAGAGGAACACCAGGGAAGATCTGGAAGAAGTGATCCTGGGAACCAAAAAAGCCGGGATCAAGGCGATCGCCAGCATCATGGTAGGCAATCCCGGCGAATCTGAAGAAAGCCTCAAATCCACAGTGGATTTCATCCTCAGGGTCAGGCCGGACTCAGTGCCTTCTGTTCCGATCGCGCCTTTTCCCCGCACTGAACTGACTGCCCACCCTGAGCGGCATGGCTATGTTCTGAACCCTTTATGGAAAAAAGCCATGATGACGATGCGGGTTGAGCATATTCAGGACCCTGATAAATGGACTTATCCCGCGGATTTTTACAAGCATTCAAGCGGGAAATCCTTTCTCGATTATTCGAAAATCTGCGGAGATATCAGCCGCAAGTTGTATGATCACGGCATCAGCAGAGTCTCGGACGAGGTTTATCTGATGGCAGATCTATTGAAAAAGGATCCGAATACCGTTTATCTCGAACATTCTACAAAGCTGAAGGAAAGGGACATGAATTTCTTCAGCCGGGAAATCCAAAAATGCAGGGAGAAGAGCGATGAAATTTGA
- a CDS encoding GNAT family N-acetyltransferase has protein sequence MIKIIKAEPVHAEQISAVYHRQYGNYYPHREFTVPELIRKQMNKPDLIWKLALDSEKVVGTMLGLLNPSNRTYEGGRVVIDHDQRGLGIATLLHEAIWEEAGSRDYELVYYTMREKVGISAAGEKLGLTLCGYLPGKHRLAGKRRENHPFFIKISQGFSKKRRAPDHNLYHQNSYLMDILDSLSLENRSYPYPSACMADCYTDRCCTLRSGIVHYSYSSDEESLSIGKIVSDNPLQLLIDLFNPDSQESIPEMADAKYIELDVLADKSDLIADLEKIGFRRFVFLPGWFLKDGLRFDCFRMVHNEAYSRDEAVAEIVSKVQKEFTHKGAAD, from the coding sequence ATGATCAAGATCATCAAAGCTGAACCTGTGCATGCAGAACAGATTTCCGCAGTTTATCACAGACAGTACGGAAATTATTATCCTCACAGGGAATTTACAGTCCCTGAACTGATCCGCAAACAGATGAACAAACCTGATCTGATCTGGAAACTGGCTCTGGACAGTGAGAAAGTGGTAGGCACCATGCTGGGTCTTCTGAATCCCAGCAATCGGACTTATGAAGGCGGCAGGGTAGTGATAGACCACGATCAGCGTGGACTGGGGATCGCCACTCTCCTGCATGAAGCGATCTGGGAAGAAGCAGGTTCCAGGGATTACGAACTTGTCTATTACACGATGAGGGAAAAAGTCGGGATCTCCGCAGCAGGCGAAAAGCTCGGATTGACTCTTTGCGGCTATCTGCCCGGGAAGCACAGGCTGGCCGGAAAGCGCCGTGAGAATCACCCTTTTTTCATTAAAATCTCCCAAGGTTTTTCTAAAAAAAGAAGGGCACCGGATCATAACCTTTATCATCAGAATTCATATCTGATGGATATTCTGGACAGCCTGTCTCTGGAAAACAGAAGTTATCCCTATCCTTCAGCCTGCATGGCAGATTGCTATACAGACAGGTGCTGCACACTGCGCTCAGGAATAGTCCACTATTCTTACAGCTCTGATGAAGAAAGCCTGTCCATCGGAAAAATCGTTTCAGACAATCCTTTGCAACTGTTGATTGATCTATTCAACCCTGACTCTCAGGAATCAATTCCGGAAATGGCTGATGCGAAATACATAGAGCTGGACGTGCTGGCCGATAAGTCGGATCTGATCGCAGATCTGGAAAAAATCGGATTCAGACGGTTTGTTTTTCTGCCTGGCTGGTTCCTAAAGGACGGATTAAGGTTCGATTGCTTCAGGATGGTTCACAATGAAGCTTACAGCCGCGACGAAGCAGTGGCTGAAATAGTCTCAAAGGTCCAGAAAGAATTCACCCATAAAGGAGCCGCAGATTGA
- a CDS encoding DUF6431 domain-containing protein gives MIISVTMDLKNLIELGKNYPWDVPGPCPGCGGELWSHGFVKRYFEEIQKPVFLKRYKCVKCGSIHTLRPDDHFPGMLASKADMLCSMLKKSNLNRWEKNFSHQRQLHWFRRFSKEFKDA, from the coding sequence ATGATTATCAGCGTAACTATGGATTTAAAGAATCTGATTGAACTGGGAAAAAACTATCCCTGGGATGTTCCAGGCCCATGTCCCGGATGCGGTGGGGAGCTCTGGTCCCATGGATTTGTGAAAAGATATTTCGAAGAAATCCAGAAACCCGTGTTCCTTAAGCGATACAAGTGTGTGAAATGCGGCTCAATCCATACCCTGAGACCAGACGATCATTTCCCGGGAATGCTGGCCAGCAAAGCAGACATGCTATGCAGCATGTTGAAGAAATCAAACCTCAATCGCTGGGAAAAAAATTTCAGCCATCAACGGCAGTTGCACTGGTTCAGGCGGTTTTCCAAGGAATTCAAAGATGCATAA